From the genome of Thermoflexus hugenholtzii, one region includes:
- a CDS encoding M67 family metallopeptidase, which yields MTLRLSVSQRDRIRAHVEAGYPAEACGILLGREVDGIKVVEDLRLVDNRWENPAEQTHRFLIPPEEVRAAERAAAAAGLEIIGFFHSHPDHPARPSAFDREHAWPWYAYLIVSVEDGRAVDWRVWELQEDRSAFVERPLEVTG from the coding sequence ATGACGTTGCGGCTGTCCGTCTCACAGCGGGACCGGATTCGGGCCCATGTCGAAGCGGGCTATCCGGCGGAAGCTTGCGGGATCCTCCTGGGCCGGGAGGTCGACGGGATCAAGGTCGTGGAGGACCTGCGGCTGGTCGACAACCGCTGGGAGAACCCGGCGGAGCAGACCCATCGCTTCCTGATCCCGCCGGAGGAGGTGCGGGCGGCGGAGCGGGCCGCCGCGGCGGCGGGGCTGGAGATCATCGGGTTCTTCCATTCCCACCCGGATCACCCGGCCCGGCCCTCCGCCTTCGATCGAGAGCACGCCTGGCCCTGGTATGCCTACCTGATCGTCTCGGTGGAGGACGGCCGGGCCGTCGACTGGCGAGTCTGGGAGCTCCAGGAGGATCGCTCCGCCTTCGTCGAGCGACCCCTGGAGGTCACGGGCTGA
- a CDS encoding PLP-dependent cysteine synthase family protein: protein MVPTIARARVVEAKDLFELIGHTPLIRFRRITAPLAPVEIYAKAEWYNPGGSVKDRPAREIILTAEREGRLRPGKVILDATSGNMGIAYAMLGAARGYPVTLCIPANASPERLRILRAYGAELILTDPLEGTDGAILEARRRYEADPERYFYADQYNNPANWKAHYRTTGPEIWAQTEGRITHFVAGLGTSGTMMGVGRYLKEQNPEIRLIGVQPDGPFHGLEGLKHMETAIRPGIYDPELLDELLTVSTEEAYAMARRLAREEGLFVGISAGAAMAAALKVAARLREGVVVTLFPDAGYKYLSEPFWFEADPPGGHR from the coding sequence ATGGTGCCCACGATCGCCCGAGCCCGGGTGGTGGAAGCGAAAGATCTGTTCGAGCTCATTGGCCACACGCCGCTGATCCGGTTCCGGCGCATTACGGCGCCGCTCGCGCCGGTGGAGATCTACGCCAAGGCGGAATGGTATAACCCGGGGGGATCCGTGAAGGATCGCCCGGCGCGGGAGATCATCCTGACGGCGGAGCGGGAGGGCCGGCTGCGGCCGGGCAAGGTCATCCTGGACGCCACCTCCGGCAACATGGGGATCGCCTACGCGATGCTGGGGGCCGCCCGGGGTTACCCGGTCACCCTTTGCATCCCGGCCAACGCCAGCCCCGAGCGGCTGCGCATCCTGCGGGCCTACGGCGCCGAGCTCATCCTCACGGATCCCCTGGAGGGGACCGATGGGGCGATCCTGGAGGCCCGCCGTCGCTACGAGGCCGACCCCGAGCGGTATTTCTACGCCGATCAATACAACAACCCGGCCAACTGGAAGGCCCACTACCGCACCACGGGGCCGGAGATCTGGGCTCAGACGGAGGGGCGGATCACCCACTTCGTCGCCGGCCTGGGGACCAGCGGGACGATGATGGGGGTGGGCCGCTACCTGAAAGAACAGAACCCGGAGATCCGCCTGATCGGCGTGCAACCCGACGGGCCCTTCCACGGCCTGGAGGGGCTCAAACACATGGAAACCGCGATCCGTCCGGGCATTTACGACCCGGAGCTCCTGGATGAGCTCCTGACGGTCTCCACCGAGGAGGCCTACGCGATGGCGCGGCGGCTGGCCCGGGAGGAGGGCCTGTTCGTGGGCATCTCCGCCGGGGCGGCGATGGCGGCCGCCCTCAAGGTCGCCGCCCGCCTGCGGGAGGGGGTGGTGGTGACCCTGTTCCCGGACGCCGGATACAAGTATCTCAGCGAGCCCTTCTGGTTCGAGGCCGATCCTCCGGGAGGTCATCGATGA
- a CDS encoding NAD(P)-dependent oxidoreductase — MRSLGFIGLGRMGTPMARRLLQAGHRLTVHNRTRSKAEALVAEGAQWADSPRAVAQASEVVFMMLADSQASEAVLTGPEGVLAGAREGLIVVDMSTIAPAVSRRLAEQAARQGVTMLDAPVSGSVGPATEGTLTIFVGGPREAFEAVRDLLGILGRDIHYVGENGMGCAVKLAVNLILGVSIQALGEAFALGARAGIPPARLWEILSDLAVISPSLRNKGGKIVQGDFAPSFALRLMEKDLGLIVEFGRQVGASTPLAAVAQQTFLAAREHGWAEADYSAIAAWLLDQRPLNAG, encoded by the coding sequence ATGCGGTCGTTGGGGTTCATCGGTCTGGGGCGCATGGGAACTCCCATGGCGCGTCGTCTGCTTCAAGCCGGGCACCGGCTCACGGTTCACAACCGCACCCGGTCGAAGGCGGAGGCGCTGGTGGCCGAGGGAGCGCAGTGGGCGGATTCCCCTCGTGCGGTCGCGCAGGCCAGCGAGGTGGTTTTCATGATGTTGGCGGATTCCCAGGCCAGCGAGGCCGTGCTGACGGGACCGGAGGGGGTGCTGGCGGGTGCCCGGGAGGGACTGATCGTGGTGGATATGAGCACCATCGCGCCTGCGGTTTCCCGGCGCCTCGCTGAGCAAGCGGCGCGTCAAGGGGTGACGATGCTGGACGCGCCGGTATCCGGCAGCGTGGGCCCGGCGACGGAGGGAACGCTCACGATCTTCGTGGGAGGGCCTCGGGAAGCCTTCGAGGCGGTCCGGGATCTGCTCGGGATCCTGGGGCGGGATATCCATTACGTGGGGGAGAACGGGATGGGGTGCGCAGTGAAGCTGGCCGTGAACCTCATCCTCGGCGTCTCGATCCAGGCGCTGGGGGAGGCCTTCGCCCTGGGGGCCCGGGCAGGGATCCCGCCGGCCCGGTTGTGGGAGATCCTGTCGGATCTGGCGGTGATCTCTCCATCGCTTCGCAACAAGGGTGGGAAGATCGTCCAGGGGGATTTCGCGCCCTCTTTCGCCCTCCGGCTGATGGAGAAAGACCTGGGCCTGATCGTCGAGTTCGGCCGCCAGGTGGGTGCCTCGACGCCTCTGGCCGCCGTCGCCCAGCAGACGTTCCTGGCGGCCCGGGAGCACGGATGGGCGGAGGCGGATTACTCCGCCATCGCGGCATGGTTGCTGGATCAGCGGCCGCTGAATGCGGGATGA